A single Macaca mulatta isolate MMU2019108-1 chromosome 11, T2T-MMU8v2.0, whole genome shotgun sequence DNA region contains:
- the RAPGEF3 gene encoding rap guanine nucleotide exchange factor 3 isoform X4: protein MKVGWPGESCWQVGLAVEDSPALGAPRVGPLPDVVPEGTLLNMVLRKMHRPRSCSYQLLLEHQRPSCIQGLRWTPLTNSEESLDFSESLEQASTERVFRAGRQLHRQLLATCPNLIRDRKYHLRLYRQCCSGRELVDGILALGLGVHSRSQVVGICQVLLDEGALCHVKHDWAFQDRDAQFYRFPGPEPEPVGAHEMEEELAEAVALLSQRGPDALLTVALRKPPGQRTDEELDLIFEELLHIKAVAHLSNSVKRELAAVLLFEPHSKAGTVLFSQGDKGTSWYIIWKGSVNVVTHGKGLVTTLHEGDDFGQLALVNDAPRAATIILREDNCHFLRVDKQDFNRIIKDVEAKTMRLEEHGKVVLVLERASQGAGPSRPPTPGRNRYTVMSGTPEKILELLLEAMGPDSSAHDPTETFLSDFLLTHRVFMPSAQLCAALLHHFHAEPAGGSEQEHSTYICNKRQQILRLVSQWVALYGSMLHTDPVATSFLQKLSDLVGRDARLSNLLREQWPERRRHHRLENGCGNASPQMKARNLPVWLPNQDEPLPGSSCAIRVGDKVPYDICLPDHSVLTLQLPVTASVREVMAALAQEDGWTKEQVLVKVNSAGDAIGLQPDARGVATSLGLNERLFVVNPQEVHELTPHPDQLGPTVGSAEGLDLVSAKDLAGQLTDHDWSLFNSIHQVELIYYVLGPQHLRDVTTANLERFMRRFNELQYWVATELCLCPVPGPRAQLLRKFIKLAAHLKEQKNLNSFFAVMFGLSNSAISRLAHTWERLPHKVRKLYSALERLLDPSWNHRVYRLALAKLSPPVIPFMPLLLKDMTFIHEGNHTLVENLINFEKMRMMARAARMLHHCRSHNPVPLSPLRSRVSHLHEDSQVARISTCSEQSLSTRSPASTWAYVQQLKVIDNQRELSRLSRELEP from the exons ACACCACTCACCAACAGCGAGGAGTCCCTGGATTTCAGCGAGAGCCTGGAGCAG GCCTCCACAGAGCGGGTGTTCAGGGCTGGGAGGCAGCTGCATCGGCAACTGCTGGCCACCTGCCCAAACCTCATCCGAGACCGGAAGTACCACCTTAGGCTCTATCG GCAGTGCTGCTCTGGCCGGGAGCTGGTGGATGGGATCTTGGCCCTGGGACTTGGGGTCCATTCCCGGAGCCAAGTTGTGGGAATCTGCCAGGTGCTGCTGGATGAAGGTGCCCTCTGCCATG TGAAACACGACTGGGCCTTCCAGGACCGAGATGCCCAATTCTACCGGTTCCCCGGGCCCGAGCCCGAGCCCGTGGGAGCTCATGAGATGGAGGAGGAGTTGGCTGAAGCTGTGGCCCTGCTCTCCCAGCGGGGGCCTGACGCCCTGCTCACTGTGGCACTTCGAAAGCC CCCAGGTCAGCGCACGGATGAAGAGCTGGACCTCATCTTTGAGGAGCTGCTGCACATCAAGGCTGTAGCCCACCTCTCCAACTCG GTGAAGCGAGAATTAGCGGCTGTTCTGCTCTTTGAACCACACAGCAAGGCAGGGACCGTGT TGTTCAGCCAGGGGGACAAGGGCACTTCATGGTACATTATCTGGAAGGGATCTGTCAACGTGGTGACCCATGGCAAG GGGCTGGTGACCACCCTGCATGAGGGAGATGACTTTGGACAGCTGGCTCTGGTGAATGATGCACCCCGGGCAGCCACCATCATCCTGCGAGAAGACAACTGTCATTTCCTGCGTGTGGACAAGCAGGACTTCAACCGTATCATCAAG GATGTGGAGGCAAAGACCATGCGGCTGGAAGAACATGGCAAAGTGGTGCTGGTGCTGGAGAGAGCCTCTCAGGGCGCCGGCCCATCTCgacccccaaccccaggcaggaACCG GTATACAGTGATGTCTGGTACCCCAGAGAAGATCCTAGAGCTCCTGTTGGAGGCCATGGGACCAGATTCCAGTGCTCATGACCCAACAG AGACATTCCTCAGCGACTTCCTCCTGACCCACAGGGTCTTCATGCCCAGCGCCCAACTCTGTGCCGCCCTTCTGCACCA CTTCCATGCGGAGCCTGCGGGTGGCAGTGAGCAGGAGCACAGCACCTACATCTGCAACAAGAGGCAGCAGATCCTGCGGCTGGTCAGCCAGTGGGTGGCCCTGTATGGCTCCATGCTCCACACTGACCCTGTGGCTACCAGCTTCCTCCAG AAACTCTCGGACCTGGTGGGCAGGGACGCCCGACTCAGCAACCTGCTGAGGGAGCAGTGGCCAGAGAGGCGGCGACACCACAG GTTGGAGAACGGCTGTGGGAATGCATCTCCTCAGATGAAG GCCCGGAACTTGCCTGTTTGGCTCCCCAACCAGGACGAGCCCCTTCCTGGCAGCAGCTGTGCCATCCGAGTTGGGGATAAAG TCCCCTATGACATCTGCCTGCCAGACCACTCAGTGTTGACCCTGCAGCTGCCTGTGACAGCGTCTGTGAGAGAGGTGATGGCGGCGTTAGCTCAGGAGGATGGCTGGACCAAGGAGCAGGTGCTGGTGAAGGTCAATTCTGCAGGTG ATGCCATTGGCCTGCAGCCAGATGCCCGTGGTGTGGCCACATCTCTGGGGCTCAATGAGCGGCTCTTTGTTGTCAACCCACAGGAAGTGCATGAGCTG ACCCCACACCCTGACCAGCTGGGGCCCACTGTGGGCTCTGCTGAGGGGCTGGACCTGGTGAGTGCCAAGGACCTGGCAGGCCAGCTGACGGACCACGACTGGAGCCTCTTCAACAGCATCCACCAG GTGGAGCTAATTTACTATGTGCTGGGCCCCCAGCATCTGCGGGATGTCACCACCGCCAACCTGGAGCGCTTCATGCGCCGCTTCAACGAGCTGCAGTACTGGGTGGCCACCGAGCTGTGTCTCTGCCCGGTGCCCGGCCCCCgggcccagctgctcaggaagttCATTAAGCTGGCGGCCCA CCTCAAGGAGCAGAAGAATCTCAATTCCTTCTTTGCCGTCATGTTTGGCCTCAGCAACTCAGCCATCAGCCGCCTAGCCCACACCTGGGAG CGGCTGCCGCACAAAGTCCGGAAGCTGTACTCTGCCCTCGAGAGGCTGCTG GATCCCTCATGGAACCACCGGGTGTACCGACTGGCCCTCGCCAAGCTCTCCCCTCCTGTCATCCCCTTCATGCCCCTTCTTCTCAAAG ACATGACCTTCATTCATGAGGGAAACCACACACTAGTGGAGAACCTCATCAACTTTGAGAAGATG AGAATGATGGCCAGAGCTGCGCGGATGCTGCACCACTGCCGAAGCCACAACCCTG TGCCTCTCTCACCACTCAGAAGCCGAGTTTCCCATCTCCACGAGGACAGCCAGGTGGCGAGGATTTCCACAT GCTCGGAGCAGTCCCTGAGCACCCGGAGTCCAGCCAGCACCTGGGCTTATGTCCAGCAGCTGAAGGTCATCGACAACCAGCGGGAACTCTCCCGCCTCTCCCGAGAGCTGGAGCCATGA